From the Lepisosteus oculatus isolate fLepOcu1 chromosome 1, fLepOcu1.hap2, whole genome shotgun sequence genome, one window contains:
- the hmgb2a gene encoding high mobility group protein B2a, which produces MGKGDPNKPRGKMSSYAYFVQTCREEHKKKHPDTSVNFSEFSKKCSERWKTMSGKEKSKFEDLAKTDKVRYEREMKTYIPPKGEKGGKKKKDPNAPKRPPSAFFLFCSEHRPKIKGENPGISIGDIAKKLGDMWSKQSSKDKVPFEQKAAKLKEKYEKDVAAYRAKGKGDAGKKGPGRPAATKKKAEPELDDDDEEEDEEEEEDEEDDDDDDDE; this is translated from the exons TTCGTGCAGACGTGCCGGGAAGAGCACAAGAAGAAGCACCCGGACACGTCGGTGAACTTCTCCGAGTTCTCCAAGAAGTGCTCGGAAAGGTGGAAG ACCATGTCTGGAAAGGAGAAATCAAAGTTTGAAGACCTGGCGAAGACTGACAAGGTCCGTTACGAGCGCGAGATGAAGACCTACATCCCACCTAAAGGTGAAAAGGGTGGCAAGAAGAAGAAGGACCCAAATGCTCCTAAACGCCCACC GTCGGCATTCTTCCTTTTCTGCTCTGAGCATCGTCCAAAAATCAAGGGCGAGAATCCTGGTATTTCCATTGGTGACATTGCAAAGAAACTGGGGGACATGTGGTCCAAGCAGTCGTCCAAAGACAAGGTTCCCTTCGAACAGAAGGCAGCAAAACTGAAGGAGAAGTATGAAAAg GATGTTGCAGCATACCGTGCCAAGGGCAAAGGAGATGCTGGCAAGAAAGGACCGGGCAGGCCAGCTGCAACCAAAAAGAAAGCTGAGCCCGAGCTGGATGACGACGACGAagaggaggacgaggaggaggaagaagacgAAGAggacgatgatgatgatgatgatgagtaa